The sequence AGGCGAATGTGGCACCATGTGACGGGCGGAGGAGCTGGGACAGCGTCTATGCCCCCTTCTCGTAGGTGCGGGTGGAGACGACGTTGCCCATGGTGAGAGTCTGGTGGCAGAAAGGGTGATGGGGGTTAGCTGCGCTGAGCTGGTGCAGTTCCCACCTTGCCCTGTCCCGGGCTGTACCCCCCAATTTAGAACCATTTCTATTTCCTTACCAGAATTAATTTGCCGTCCTTCAGCTCCCGGACCAGCGATGTCTCCTTCCCGTCCCACTTCTGCACGTGGACGAGCTTCCCTCCATCCAGCTTGACCACGGACTGCGGGAGAGAGCAGGACCCACCGTTACCCTCCTCCCCAGGGATTCTCGGCTCCAGGGGCTTTGTCCATTGGAGGGGACGATGCTGAGTGTCCCCATGCTCAccccagagccctctggggctCAGGGACAGGCTGTGGGTGCCACCATCAGGATGTCCCCCTGTTCTTTGTCAGCAGAGTTCAGCATGGGCTGGATCCTGCTGTGGCCACCAGCTGAGTCACAGCCCTGGCTGCCACCGAATAGCCCCGTCACGGTGACCCTGACCCAGGGTCAGCAACAGGAGCCCTGCCCGGGGCCTCATCCTGCTCTGGGCCTGCCGGGACCTGATACCAGCCGCTCTCAAGCACGGCTCGCTGGCTCCAGATGTCAGATGGGGTGCAGGTATCAGGGCAGGTATCCATGCTTTGAACCGGAGCCTCCGCCTGTGCCGCAGGGCCCGGCAAGGGCTTTCGGAGGAGCTGATCCGGCAAACTCAGCTCTGCTCGCCAGGGCCACTGTTTGCTCAGCCGCTGCTGTTGACTCAGCCCCAAGCACCGGGCCGGTGCCAAGGCTGGTGTGACAGCCGGAGCCAAGGCTGGTGTGACAGCCGAGCAGGGTTGTGCCGGGACAGACAGTGGCACCGGCTGCCTGgcccccccagctcctccagttCCCCTGCAGCTCAGCTCAGGGGCCCCATGGGTGGGTCTCCCCATAGCTCAGGTGCCCCCATAGCCCCGGTCCCTGCATGACTTGGGGGCACCCAGAGCTCAGCTGTCCCCACAGCTGGGCTGTGCCCACCACGCAGGTGCCCCACACATCCTGGGTGTCCCACAATGTGACGTACCCCACCTGCCCCATCCCGGTGGCCCCACAGCTCCACAGCCATCcctggccccccccgccccatcatGTGCCCTCTGGCCACCGGCCAAGGGGCGCGTGAAGGGCGCGTCCCCGAGCCACGGCAGCTGTGGGGTCACGCACCTCCGCTGCTTTGAACGTTTTGGGATTTCatgcacaatgagccctgagttGCCCCCTAAGTCCTGCCctggctgagagacacggagctGCCAACTGCTCATGCACACGTGTTCTATTCccagcagctgggaaactgggaaaaCACAGGGGCTGGATCCACCCTGCAACAGCAAGTGCCTCTGCGGGGTGGGAGAGACCACGAAAGAAGCTCTGACCCACCCCCCAAAGCTCTTTTACCTGGCTCTTATGGGAAGGAACAGCCTGACCGTGGAGGTCCTGGCCTCCCTAGGGacccccagggaggcatcagccCCTGGGGGGGATCGGCCAGACAGGGTTGCCCACCTGCCCCATCCCTGCTTCACAGGACAAGCAAAAATGGGGCTCCACAAAGAGGTGTTGCGCCCCTTGTTCCCTCCAAGCAAGAACAACACTCGTCACCACCTCCCACATCCCCTCGACGCCTCTTGAGCAAATCTGTGGCCGTTTGCAAACCGGGCTCTTGCACAACGTTCCTGGCAGCCCCAGGCTCCCCCGGGGAAAACCTCACTGCAaaatggggcagggagggggcagtggGTGGGACTGGGCACGAGCACCAGCACTGGCGGGCAAACCATTTTCTGCTGCCGAACACAAAAAGGATGGAgccccaaagccaggagctgatgCCCGGATCCGGCAAAGCCCACAGCCCATTTCTGGGGGTTCCGCTGCGGgggggcaggggctgggctcaCCTTGACATGCCTGTCGTCCGCCGTGGTCTCGTCAAACTCCTCGCCCAGCTTGAAGCTGATCTCTGTGTTCTTGAAGGTGCTGTGGGTCTTCACCGTGACCTTGTCGCCGTCCACCTCGATGACGGTGGTGGGTTTGGTGAGCCCGGCCATCTGCCGCGTGGCGAAGCCCACGCCTGGGAGGGGGCAAGGTTGGGGGTGCTGACGGTGTGAGggggggcaggatgtggccatgagcccctggtcctgctggcatcACCCCGGAGATCTTCCTCACAATGCGTGGGGGGTGAACCCCAAAATTGCTCCCTACCCATCGTCCTGGGGGGACGTGTGTGCTCAATGTGCTTgggggggctgggagcgctgctcAGGAGGGATCCTGCACCAGCAGCCACCAGCGCCGGGGCTGGGCGGGGTAGGGGGGCACCCGTGTCACCCCCGCACCCACCTGcccaggagctggggctgggggctgggtgATGGGGGGTGAATGGAGAGGTCCTGGGGGgctcccggggagggggggcaggaGATGGATGAGATCCCCTTGCCCAGCTCCAGTCCCCGGGCACAAAGCCCCGGAGACCCCCCCCACAAACCACCCCGGAGCCCCCGTAAATCACCCCGAATCGCCCCCATTAACCACCCCGGAGCCCAAATAAACCACCCCGGATACCCCCCCATAACCCACCTTGGAGCCCCCATAAACCACCCCGGATACCCCCCATAACCCACCTTGGACCCCCCATAAACCACCCCGGAGCCCCCCCAGGCAGAGCCCCGTGCGCGAGGGGCTCGGCCATGCAAATGGGGTGCAGGGTAGAAAACAAAGGGGGTGATGTCCTGGCTGCAGCCCCCCCCCCACTCACCCAACGCCTTCATGTACTCATCGAAATTGGCCGTATCCACCAGCTTCCAGGTGCCCACGAAGGCGTCAACCATggtggggggctcgggggggacacagggagcgcCGGGCGGGTCCGAGGGGTCGCGGGGGTCCGGGCCGTGCGCGCAGCTCCGCACCGCCCAGCTCGCAGCTGCCgctccgccgcgccgccgccttAAATAACGTCCCCATCACATGATTGGAAGCGGCACAGCCGCGGCCAGGAGCGCTCCGCACCGCTCGCTGCTCGCAGCGCTGCCAGCGGCCGCCCCGAcagcgcccccggccccgccccggccccgggcACCCAGCGGCGCGGGGGGGTCGCTGCTGGGGAGAGCAAAGGGGGATCAGCTGTGTCATGAGCTGTGTGTGGGCTCTGCCGTAGGGTGGCCGAAGGTACGGGATATGGGAAGCTGAGGCAGGGTGCTGCCCACCCCATGGCAGCCTCAAAGTGTGGGGGGCAGGTGCTGCCTGTGGTCTGTGGGTGGGGGGCATGgtcaggacatggggacaccagcgaTGGTGGTGTGCTTCAGGGTGACCTGTCCTCGGGGCGAGGAAGAtgagctggggaaactga is a genomic window of Patagioenas fasciata isolate bPatFas1 chromosome 25, bPatFas1.hap1, whole genome shotgun sequence containing:
- the FABP3 gene encoding fatty acid-binding protein, heart, which produces MVDAFVGTWKLVDTANFDEYMKALGVGFATRQMAGLTKPTTVIEVDGDKVTVKTHSTFKNTEISFKLGEEFDETTADDRHVKSVVKLDGGKLVHVQKWDGKETSLVRELKDGKLILTLTMGNVVSTRTYEKGA